Part of the Natrialbaceae archaeon AArc-T1-2 genome, TCGACGACGTCACGGTGCTCGCGAAGGTCGGCTTCGGTGAGACTTACGGTCGCAAACTCCGGGTGAGGGGCGAGGACGGCTGCACCCTGGCGGTCGAGCTCGGCCATCGCGGCCTCGAGCGAGATGAAATCCGGGATCGGATCGGAGAGTCCGATCGCGAGGACGTGTTTGCGATCTTGCCACGACCCCGTAAATATCTCTCGAGCGGGAATGACGCGCAGCTCCGGACTCGAGTAGGCCTCGGCTCGAGCGCGGATCTCGGGGAGGCGAGTAAAGTGGGGCGCGTAGACGATCGCGTCGAGGCCCGCGTTCCGTGCCCGCCGGCAGACCTGCTCGTCGAGGACCTTCACGTGGGGGTCGACCCGAAACTCGTCGGTGTCGCTCACGACCGTCTATTTCCGGACCGGAGAGTTAGGGATTCTGATTGCCGATCGTTCGGTATGACGAAAAGACCTTTAGGACGGACAGTCGAGGAAGACAACGTATGCCCTGGGAATGCGGCATCGACGGCTGTGGCGGACGATTCGACGACGTCGAGTCGCTGATCGTCCACCAGGTGAACGAACACGAACGTCACGAGTGTCAGGTATGTGGGACGATCGTCCCCGACGGCTACCTCGCGATTCGACACGCGTTTACCGAACACAGTCGAGCCGAGTACGTCCGTGCCTACGGGGCCAGCTCCGCGGAAGTGCGCCAGCGTGAACAGCTACTCGAGGACGTCACCGATATCGCGGATATGCAAGCGATCGCTGACGAGTTGAAACGGTAGTCCCGTTTTCGTTCCCGTTCGAACCGGGGATATCAGCGCTCACACGACGGTTGATAATTCGTCGTCGTTGTAATTCGTTACACCTGTCGACAACTTGTATATAATGGCTTGTCATACGCTCTCCCGTGCGCTACGTTGAGATCCTGATTCCGGCCGGTCGTCGAGCGGACGTCCTCGAGGTTCTCGACGACGAAGGGATACACTACGTCGTGAGCGACACGGTCGGCGGGCAGCGCTACACCGCAGCCGTCAGATTCCCGCTTTCTGGCGAAGCCGTCGAAACGGTTCTCGATCGGCTGGGTGAGGTCGAAATCGGCAGCGACGCGAACGTCGCCGTCATCGACGCCGAGAAGATCGCTCTCGACGATCGTAGCCCGCTCGACGTGGCGTCCGAACGCGGCGAACGTATCGAACGCGGCGGCGAACGGCTCTCGAGACAGGAACTGCAGGCGAGAGCGGCGGGACTGACGCCGTCGTTTCCGGTGTACGCGACGATGACGCTCATCAGCGCGCTCGTCGCGACCGCCGGCCTGTTGCTCGATTCGCCGGCGGTCGTCGTCGGCTCGATGGTGATCGCGCCGCTTATCGGTCCGGCACTCGCAGCGAGCGTCGGCACCGTCGTCGCCGACGCCGAACTGCGCTCGACCGGCCTCTCGTATCAGTTAAGCGGACTCGCCATCGCGGTACTGGGATCGATCGCTCTCGCCGGTCTCACGCGGATGACCGGCCTCGAGCCGGGCGTGATCGATCTCGTCGGCGTCGCAGAACTCGAAGAACGCGTCGCGCCGAACCTTCTCTCACTCGTGATCGCACTCGGCGCTGGCGTCGCAGGCGTGTTGAGTCTCACGCGGGAACTGTCCGAAGCGATCGTCGGCGTCATGATCGCCGCCGCGCTCATCCCGCCCGCCGCCGCGGCCGGCATCGCCGTCGCCTGGGAGATGTACGGTGCGGCCATCGGTGCAACGGTACTCATGCTCGTGAACACCTTCTCGATCAACCTCGCGGCGTTGCTCACCCTCTGGGCCGGGGAGTATCGACCGCCCGGGCTGTTCGACGTCCCGCGAGCGCGCAAGCAGGCGCTGACGTTCGCGGCCATCCTCGGGACGATCATGGTCGTCCTACTCGTTCCCCTCGCGGGCGCGACGCTGGCTGAACTCGAGGCCACACAGCTCGAGTCGGATGCCACGACGGAAGTCGAAGGCGTCCTCGCGGATCCGGCGTACGACGGCCTCGAGGCCGAGTCGGTGACGGTCGAATTCGACGACGACTATCCAGTCAGATCGATCGAGGAAGTCGTCGTCACGATCACCGGACCAGACGCGGAGCCGGAGCCAGGTCTGACCGAGCGGCTCGTGGCCGCGATCGAGCCACACGCCGAGGATCAGGTCTCGATCGAGGTCCGATTCGTCGTCGCCGAACACGCAACCGTAGCCGACGACGAGCACGCTCACGACGCTAGATACCGAGTGTAAAGCCGCACACGTTCGTACTCCGCTGCTCGTACGCTCGCGGCGATCGAACCGACTCGCTATCGCTCGTCGGAGTCCAGAACGCGAATCTGATCGCCCCGCACCGTCACTGGAATCGGGACCGTCGCCTCGTACAGTTCGACCGTCACCTGGTCTTTGCCCTCGTCGATGCGCTGGACCTGTGCTTTCTCGCCTTTGAACGGGCCGGCGATGAGTTCGACGATGTCGCCCTCGGCGATTCCCTCCACGTCCGGCTTGGGCGAGAGGAAGTGTTCGACTTCCGAAATGTCTGACTCGCCGGGAACGATACTGCGGGCGTGGGGGATGTCGTCGAGGACGCGCTCTAAGACCGCGTTGTCGTCCGCCTCGACCATTACGTACGACGTCAGCGAATCGGGTGCGAGTGCGGCATGGACCGCATCCTCCTCGCGGTTGATGATCATGTCCGCGACGGTGCGTTCCTGACTCGCGGTCGTTTTGACGGCGTAGATACTCATTAGAACCCTCCCGTCAGGAGCATCATCACGGTCCCGATCAGAAAGCCGATGAAGCCAACGAGCAGGATTCCCGCGCCGGCGATTTTCGCCACCTGGAGGAACTCCTCTTTCGTGGGCGTCGTCGCCATTTTCAGCACCCGAACGTACGAGGTGAGGTCGTACGGAACGTCCATATCCGTCTATTGCGAGCGGAGCGTCTTTTATCTGTCTTTCTGTTCGGTGACCAGTCGTCGAGTCAACGTCGTTGCGTGTGACGGCCTGCCGACCAAACGCCTCCGTGCCGGATCGCCTCGTATGGCAGAAGACGATACCGACCGCGCAGACGAGCTCGAGGCAGAACGCGAGGCAGAGATCGAAGACGAACTCGAGCGGATCGGCCGCGATCCCGACGAAGTCGACGAGGGCGACGACCTCGGAACACAGAACGCACCCCGATCCGACGAGGAGGACGTCGAGACGGACGAATAAACACTCGACCGAAACGCACTAGCGTCGATTCTCATCCTCGGCGATAGCAGGGTTTGGAGCGTTCGGCGTTACGACGGCGAACGTTCGGATTCTTCGGTAGAGATCACCCCCGTACCCGAAGCGTCGAAGGGGAAACCGGCAAAAGTGTAGAACTCCTATGTGTTACCATGGGACGAACTACGCACGACGGCCGCCGACGAGTACGAGGTGAGTCGACGTGAGTGAATCCGACGACCTCGTGCGGCTGGTCGTGCTCGTGATAGCGATCCTGTTGCTCGCGCCGATCGTGATGATGCTGTTCATGACGCCGATGATGGGGGCTCACGGGCCGTGGGTCGACGCGACGAACGGGGTCGGCTGGGGTTGGGGGTGGCTGTTCGCGTGGCTGGTTCCGCTGTTAGTCGTGGTCGCGATCGGCTATCTCGTCTACAGGGTGATCGCCAGCCCGGACTCCCGAGACGACGCCGCGATGGAGGAGCTCCGCATCGCCTACGCCCGGGGTGAAATCTCCGAGGAGGAGTTCGAAGAACGACGACGACGGCTGCAGCGAGAGGAGTGAGATGTCCGGTCCCGAACACCGGCGTTCCCACGGCGACCGCGAACGACTCGCCCGGGGCGAGCAGCCGACGGATCGGGACTGTCCGTGCTGTCGGATGTGTGGGCTGACGGCGACCGAGGCCGAGCGACTCGAGCGGGCGGACGAACGCGCCGATCCCGAACGCGAACGCGAACCCGAACGCGAGCACGAGCACGACGAGGGTCGCCACGAGGCCCACGTCGATCACTCGGGCCACGAGGCGATGTTTCGAAAGCGGTTTTTCGTCTGTCTCGTACTCTCGCTGCCGGTCCTGTACTACAGCCCGATGCTCCAGGACTGGTTCGGCTACACTGCCGTCGCGTTTCCGGGCAGCGAGTTCGTCGGTCCCGCCCTCGGGGTCGCCGTCTTCGCCTACGGTGGAATCCCGTTTCTCCGGATGGGTGCAGTCGAGGCCCGCAACCGCGAGCCCGGGATGATGCTACTGATCTCGCTCGCGATCACCGTCGCGTTCGTCTACAGCGCCGCCGCAGTCGCCTTCGATATCGGCGAGCCCTTTTTCTGGGAGCTCGTGACCCTGATCGTCATCTTCCTGCTTGGCCACTGGATCGAGATGCGAAGCGTCCGGCGGGCCTCGGGCGCGCTCGACGAACTCGCCGAGTTGCTGCCCGACACCGCCGAGCGGGTTACGGACGACCGCGAGGGCGAGACCGAGGAGGTCCCCGTCGACGACCTCGAGGCCGAGGACCTCGTACTCGTCCGACCCGGCGCGAACGTGCCGGCCGACGGCGTCGTCGAGGAGGGCGAGTCGAACGTCACCGAGGCGATGGTGACGGGCGAGTCGACGCCGGTCACGAAAGAACCCGGCGACGAGGTCATCGGCGGCACGACCAACCGGGGCGGCAGTTTGCGCGTTCGCGTCACCGCCACGGGCGAGGAGACGACGCTGTCGGGGATCATGCGACTCGTCGAGGAGGCCCAGGAGAGCCGCTCGAAGACGCAAGTGCTCGCGGATCGGGCCGCGGGCTGGCTGTTCTACGCCGCACTCGGCGTGGCTGTGGTCACCGCCGTCGGCTGGACCGCCGCGGTCGGCTTCGGCCTGGCGGTCGTCGAGCGCGTGGTCACGGTGTTGGTCATCGCCTGTCCGCACGCGCTGGGACTCGCCGTTCCGCTGGTCGTCGCGATCAACACCTCGATGGCAGCCAGGGAGGGGATGCTCGTGCGCGATCGGATCGCGATGGAGCAAGCGCGCACCCTCGATACCGTCGTCTTCGACAAGACGGGGACGCTCACGGAGGGCGAACACGGCGTCGTCGACGTCGCGACGACCGACGGCTGGGACGAAGACGACGTGATCGCACTCGCGGCCGCTGCGGAGGGCGACTCAGAGCACATGATCGCCCAGGCGATCCGCGAGGCGGCTGCCGAACGCGAGCTGTCGGTCCCCGACGCCCGTGGCTTCGAGGCGCTGGAGGGACGGGGCGTGCGCGCGACGATCGAGGCCGACGCGCCGATCCCCGGCGGCGACGCAGTCGAGGACAGTGAGACCGTCCACGTCGGCGGCCCGAACCTCCTCCGGGAGCTCGAGGTCGACCCCGGCGACGACCTCGTGGCGTTCGCCGACAAGGCCGGCGAGCGCGGCCAGGGCGTGGTCTACCTGCTGGCAGACGGCGAGGCCGCCGGCGCGATCGCGCTCGCGGACGTGATCCGCGAGGAGAGCTACGCGGCGATCGACGCCCTCCACGAGATGGGACTCGAGGTGGCGATGCTGACCGGCGACAGCGAGGACGTCGCGCGTGCCGTCTCGGACGAGCTTGGCATCGACACCACCTTCGCGGAGGTGTTGCCCGAGGACAAAGACGGAAAGATCGTCGAGCTCCAGGACCAGGGCAAGCTCGTGGCGATGGTCGGCGACGGCGTCAACGACGCGCCCGCGCTCACCCGCTCGGACGTTGGCATCGCCATTGGCTCGGGGACCGACGTCGCGGTCGAGTCCGCCGAGGTCGTCCTCGTCGAGAACGATCCTCGCGACGTCGCCCATCTGGTGCGGCTAAGCACGAAGAGCTACCGGAAGATGCAGGAGAACCTCGTCTGGGCCGCGGGGTACAACGTGTTCGCACTCCCGCTTGCGGCGGGCGTGCTCGCACCGGTTGGTGTCTTGCTCTCGCCGGCCGTCGGCGCGATCCTCATGTCCGCGAGTACGGTGATCGTCGCGATCAACGCCCAGCTGTTGCGCCGGGCGGATATCACACTCGAGTGATGGGAGCTTGCACTTTCGAGAGGTGACCTTTTCCGGACTCTCGTCGTATCGTGTCGTCGAGCCAATCGGTGTTTTCGTCGGACACACCACTTCACCATGGAATCCGAGTACCCCCCAATCGCGGACTACGGTGCTATCGGCAACGACAACCGCTGTGCCCTCGTGAGTCGCGAGGGCTCGATCGACTGGTGTCCGTTCCCCCACCTCGAGTCCCCCAGCGTCTTCAGCGCTATCCTCGACGCCGACGACGGGGGCCGCTTTGCCGTCTCCCCGGACGAGCCCTTCGAGGCGACTCAGACCTACGTCAACCGGACGAACGTCCTCGAGACGACCTTCGAGACCGACGTCGGGACGGCAACGGTGACGGACTTCATGCCGGTCACCGACGGCGGCCCCCGGTACGAGGGGTTCCAGCGGTCGCTGTTTCGGACCCTCGAGTGTGAGTCCGGTTCGGTCGACCTCGAGGTCGTCCTCGAGCCGCGGTTCGACTACGGGCGGAGCGAAACCGATCTGACGTTGCGTGACGCCGAAGTGGTCGCGAGTGGTAGCGGGGAGCCGCTTCACATCCACCTCCATGGCGTCGACGACGCCCGGATCGACGGCGACCGGGCGAAAGCGACGGTCCCGCTCGAAGCCGGCGAGTCGGCCTGGTTGTGTCTGCAACACGGCCACTCGAATCACCTCTCTCCGGACGAACGCGAGGAGATCCTCGCCGAGACGATCGCCTACTGGCGGGACTGGCTCGGACGCTGTGAGGAGTCGGCGGGCGAACTGTTCGCGTTCGACGACAAGTACGGCGACGTTCTCCGCCGGTCGGCGCTCGTACTCAAACTTCTCATCCACGACGGGACCGGCTCGATCCCGGCCGCGCCGACGACGTCGCTACCCGAGGAGATCGGCGGCGACCTCAACTGGGACTACCGGTACAACTGGATCCGCGACGCCAAGTTCACCGTCCAGGCGCTTTACAACGTCGGCCAGCGCGAGGAGGCCGAAGAGTACTTCGAGTGGTTCCGCCAGATCGGTCACGAAGAGCCCGCCGACATCCAGCCGATCTACGGCCTCCACGGCGAGACTGAACTCGAGGAGACGACGCTCGATCACCTCCCCGGCTATCGTGACTCCCAGCCGGTCCGGATCGGCAACGCGGCCGCCGACCAGGAGCAACTCGACATCTACGGAACGATCGTCCAGGGGATCTACGAGACGATCCGCTACGAGAACGGTCTCTCCGACTACGACTGGGAGTCGATCCGGGCGCTTGCCGACTACGTCTGTGCAAACTGGGACGAACGCGACGCGGGCATCTGGGAGTTTCGCGACGTTCGTCACCACTTCGTCCACTCGAAGCTCCTGTGCTGGGTCGCACTCGACCGTGCGATCCAGGTCGGCGAGGAGTACGACCGCGATGGGCCGTTCGAGCGCTGGGCGGACGAACGCGAGGCGATCAGGGAGGCGATCCTCGAGCGCGGGTACGAGGAGTCGATCGACAGCTTCGTCCAGCACTTCGAGACCGACGAGGCCCTGGACGCGACGGCGCTTTTGATCCCGCTGTATGACTTCCTGCCAGCCGACGACGACCGCGTACAGGGAACGATCGACACCGTCCTCGAGGACCTGTCGACCGACGACGGGCTCGTCTATCGCTTCGCCAACAGCGACGCCCGACCGAAAGAGCCGGGTGCGTTTCTCCTCTGTTCGTTCTGGCTCGTCGACGCGCTTGTCCTCTCGGGACGTCTCGAGGAGGCCGAGTCGATCTTCGAAACCGTCCTCGAGCACGCCTCCCCGCTCGGGCTGCTCTCGGAGATGGTCCGGCCCGACGGGACCCTACTGGGCAACTACCCCCAGGCGTTCAGCCACATCGGGCTGCTCAACAGCGCGCTCTATCTCGCGAGTGCGAGAGACGACGTCGAGGAGTTTCCCCCGGAGGAACTCGCCGAGGGAGCAAGCGCGCCGCTTTTCAGACGTCACGGCTCTGGTTCTTGACCGGGTCCGGGTCCGGGACCAGGTCCAGGTCCAGGGCCGGGTTCGACAGTCTCGGCATCGGGTCGTTCTCCAAGCGTCAACTCGACGACCTCGCGGTCGCCGTCGCGGACGACCTCGAGACCGATCGTCTCTCCGGGTTCCATCTCGAGGGCGAGATACGACGACAGCGCGTCCTGGTTGGGTATCTCCGTGCCGTCGATCGCGACGACGGCGTCGCCGCCGACGGGGACGGTCGTCCCCTCGACGGCCGTCGTCTCCGTCGCCGGTTCGAGGACGCCCTCCGCCGGCGAGTCCGGAACGACGTCGACGATCAACACGCCGCCCGCCTCGTCGAGGTCGTTCGCCGTGGCGGCGAACGGACCGATCGGTGCGACGCTGACACCCATATAGGGGTGATCGTACGTCCCATCCTCGAGCAACGCGGGGACGACGCGATCGGCGAGGCCGGCGGCGATCGCGAAGCCGATCGTCTGGCCCGCACCCGCGAAGACGACGCCGACGATCTCGCCGTCGCGGTTCACCAGCGGACCGCCGCTGTTGCCGGGGTTTACCGGCGCGTCGGTCTGGACGGCAGCCGGGATGTCAAAGCCCGTCGGACTCGGCAACGTGCGGTCGACGCCGCTTACGATGCCACGCGAAACCGAGGCGTCGAGCCCGAGCGGGTTCCCGAGCGCGAGGACGTCCTCGCCGACGTCCGGCGGCTCCGCTGCAAACCGGAGCGAACCGGCATCGGCCGGGAGGTCTTCGACCTCGAGGACGGCGAGGTCGCTGTGAGCGTCGGTTCCGACGACCGCGGCGGTGCGCCAGGACTCGTCGTGAAACTGTAACTCGACCGTCGACGCGTCGCCGACGACGTGCTCGTTGGTGACGACGACGCCGTCTGCGGTGACGAATCCCGAACCCAGCCCGCCCGGTCCCTCTTCGACGTCGGGAACGGTAACGAGCACGACGGCGTCGATCGTTTCCTGGTAGATCTCGGTGTACTCGTCGGCACTATCTTCGTCGGCGGACGCGACGCTCCCGAGCGTTCCCGCGGCGAGCACGCCACCGACCGTCCGTAACAGGCGTCTCCGAGACGTCTGGTCGGGCGTCATGCCGGGTACTCTCCCCGACGAACGGTATAAAACACACACCGGCAGCCGACGTGTGTTGTCCGTTCGCGACTCAGCGCAGCCTGACGGCCGTCCCGTAGGCGATCACCTCGGAGCCGCCCTCGGTGACTTTCGAGGTTTCCAGGCGAACGTTGACGACGGCGTCTGCACCCATCGACTCCGCGTCGGCGGCCATCCGATCGATGGCCTCGTCGCGGGCTTTCGTGAGCAGCTCCGAGTAGGCTTTCAGCTCGCCGCCGGTGAGGTTTCGCAGGCTCTGGGTGATGTCCCGGCCGACGTTTCTCGCCTCGACGGTGTTTCCGCGTGCGATTCCGAGCGCCTCGACGACCTCGCGATCGGGAACCGTCTCCGTGGTGACGATCTGCATGAGCGGACGTACGCAACTGACCAATATAAAGCGCCTCGAGCAGTTTCACCGCCAGAAATACTCTTAGTCAAATAACTCCTCATCCTCGAGCATGTGCTCCTCGACGACGTCCAGATCGAGCGTCACGCCGAGTCCGGGCTCCTCCGGAATCTCGATGTAGCCGTCCTCGATCACGTCCTCTTCGACCAGATCTTCCCACCACCCCAGTTCGTAGGAGTGAAACTCGACCGCCAGCGCGTTGGGGATCGCTGCACCGACGTGAGCGCTCGCGACCGTCGCGACGGGCGAGGAGACGTTGTGCATCGCGACGGGAACGTAGTACATGTCGGCCTTGTCGGCGATCTTCTGGGTCTCGCGCATCCCGCCCACTTTCGGCATATCTGGCGCGATGATGTCGACGGCCTGGTCCTCGAGCAGGCGACGCTGGCCGTGCTTTCGATAGACGTTTTCGCCGGCGGTGATCGGCGTCGACGTCGACCGTGTCACCTCCCGCTGGACGTCGTGGTTCTCCGGGGGGACCGGGTCCTCGAGCCACCAGACGTCGTACTCCTCGAGGCGATTCGCGAGTCGTTTCGCGCTGCCGGCGCTGAACGACCAGTGACAGTCGAACGCGACCTCGGCTCTGGCACCGACGCGTTCGGTGACCGCCTCGACGATGCTCGCTTTGTGCTCGATCTCGACGGGCCGCAGGTGGCGGTTCGCCCGGTCGCGTTCGTGGCCAGAGGGGACGTCGAGGTCGAACTTCAAGGCGTCGTAGCCGAGCTCCTCGACGACGCGTTCGGCCTCGTCCGCGCAGGCGATCGGATCAGCCTCGTCCTCGGTGTGACAGTCACAGTAGACCCGCATCTCGTCGCGGTACTTTCCGCCCAAGAGCTGGTAGGCGGGCACCTCGAGTATCTTGCCCGCGAGGTCGTGTAAGGCGATCTCGATGCCCGAGATGGCGGTGACGGTGACGCCGCCGATCGATCCCTCGCCGGACATCTTCTGGACCAGATGCTCGGTGAGGCGGTCGATGTCGAGCGGGTTCTCGCCCTCGAGAAATGGCCGCATCCGGTCGATCAGTTCCGGCGTGCCAGCCCCCCAGTAGGCCTCGCCGGTGCCGACGATTCCCGCGTCGGTGTAGACGCGAACCAGCGTCCACGGGAAATTTCCGTCGATCATCGTCGTCTGGACGTCGGTGATCTCGACGTCGCGGCCGCCACCGCGCTCGCGCGTAACGTTCATCGTGCTCGCCGAGAGATCGCGCATCGTGTACTCGGCGTTCGGATCGCGTAGCTGCGAGTAATCGACCATACGCAGACGACGACTCGAGAGACCGTAAAACTCTCCGGGCCCTACGCGAGCCAGTCGACGACTGCCTCGGACGTAGCGTCGAGTCCGCCGGCCTGTGCGAACCGATCCGACCCACCGCCACCACCACCGAACTCGTCGGTGAGGTCGTCGACGACGTCGGCGGCCGATCGCGAACCGGCCGAGCCGACGACCACGAACGGGGCGTCGCCGCTTCCGACGAGCGCCACGACGTCTGCCAGCTCGCCGGCACGCTCTCGGGCCACGTCGCTCGCGTCGTCGGCGGAGACGTCCTCGAGTTCCTTGAGGAGCCACTCCTCACCGTCGCGATCGATCGGGTCAGCACTCGTCAGCTGCGTCTCGATGAGCTCCCGGCGGAGCTGTCCGACCTCCACGGCGAGAGCATCCCGTTCTTCGACCACGCGCTCGAGTTCGGCCGGGACGTCCTCGATCGCGGTCTCGAGTGCGGCCCTCGCGGCGAGTGTCGTGCGTTTCTCGGTCGCCGCACGCTCGATGGCTCGCGGGCCGACGGCGAACTCGACGCGAGCCAGCCCTTCGCCGGGGTTCGATCGGCCGAGAACGGAGACGGAACCGATCTCGCGAGTGTTTCGGACGTGGGTCCCCCCACAGGCCGCGACGTCCCAGGGCTCGCTCGAGGTAGCGTCGCCGTTGTCGTCCGGTCCGCCGACGGTGACGATCCGGAGCCGGCCGCCGGTGAACGCCTCCTCCTCGGTCGCGTCGTTGAACGCGATCTCCTCGCGCTCGCGCGCCTCTGCAAGTGGAATCTCTTCCCAGGAGACGGGACGAGACTCCCAGATCGCCCGGTTGATCAGCCGCTCGAGGTCGACCAGCGTTCCGTCGTCTACCTCGGTGTCGGTCTCGAGATCGACCCGGACTTTCCGCTCGCCGATGTCGAACCCGCCGTAGCCGAGGTCCTCGAGCAGCCGCCGACCCGCACCGTAGAGGACGTGACTGGCCGTATGCGCTCGCATACAGTACATTCGAAACGACCAGTCGACCGAACAGAGAACCTGTCTGCCCGTTCGAAACGACGGCTCCTCGGCGAGAACGTGGACGGGGTCGCCGTTTTCGACTCGAACGTCTTCGACCTCGACGCCGCCGATCGTGCCCCTGTCGGCGGGCTGGCCGCCGCTTTCTGCGTAGAAGTACGTCTCCTCGAGCCAGACCTCTCGGCCGTCGACGGCCCTGACGTCCGTCTGGAATCGCGTCGTATACGGCTCTGCAGCCGCCCGTTGGCCACTCATCGGTCCTACTCCGACGCCCTCGGATAAAAGTCTCCCCGGTCTCGGCTCGCGATTACTCCGCGAGTTCGACGTCGAGGTAGTCCTCGAGCGCGTCGATCAATCCGCCGCCGACGCCAGCCTGGGTCGCACGACCCTGTTCGATCGCCAGCAGGTCGGCCTCGCGGACGTCCAGCTCTTCGGCCAGCTCTCCGCGCTGGAGGCCGGCCTCCTGTCGGGCCTCGACCAGTCGGTCGCCGTAGTCCGCGACGAGATAGGGCAGCGGATCGTCGT contains:
- a CDS encoding DUF7565 family protein; protein product: MPWECGIDGCGGRFDDVESLIVHQVNEHERHECQVCGTIVPDGYLAIRHAFTEHSRAEYVRAYGASSAEVRQREQLLEDVTDIADMQAIADELKR
- a CDS encoding PHP-associated domain-containing protein, with the translated sequence MSDTDEFRVDPHVKVLDEQVCRRARNAGLDAIVYAPHFTRLPEIRARAEAYSSPELRVIPAREIFTGSWQDRKHVLAIGLSDPIPDFISLEAAMAELDRQGAAVLAPHPEFATVSLTEADLREHRDVVDTVEVFNPKHLPTHNHRARTLAEDLDRPPFASSYAHLPDSVGVAYTAFEEPLEDEADLVAALADGVARRAVYRNGFRRWRTTAAELAHLCWENSWQKIDRLFLQGIEPTHPDHIAYDGKFDDAAVY
- a CDS encoding protein translocase SEC61 complex subunit gamma — its product is MDVPYDLTSYVRVLKMATTPTKEEFLQVAKIAGAGILLVGFIGFLIGTVMMLLTGGF
- a CDS encoding glycoside hydrolase family 15 protein, with translation MESEYPPIADYGAIGNDNRCALVSREGSIDWCPFPHLESPSVFSAILDADDGGRFAVSPDEPFEATQTYVNRTNVLETTFETDVGTATVTDFMPVTDGGPRYEGFQRSLFRTLECESGSVDLEVVLEPRFDYGRSETDLTLRDAEVVASGSGEPLHIHLHGVDDARIDGDRAKATVPLEAGESAWLCLQHGHSNHLSPDEREEILAETIAYWRDWLGRCEESAGELFAFDDKYGDVLRRSALVLKLLIHDGTGSIPAAPTTSLPEEIGGDLNWDYRYNWIRDAKFTVQALYNVGQREEAEEYFEWFRQIGHEEPADIQPIYGLHGETELEETTLDHLPGYRDSQPVRIGNAAADQEQLDIYGTIVQGIYETIRYENGLSDYDWESIRALADYVCANWDERDAGIWEFRDVRHHFVHSKLLCWVALDRAIQVGEEYDRDGPFERWADEREAIREAILERGYEESIDSFVQHFETDEALDATALLIPLYDFLPADDDRVQGTIDTVLEDLSTDDGLVYRFANSDARPKEPGAFLLCSFWLVDALVLSGRLEEAESIFETVLEHASPLGLLSEMVRPDGTLLGNYPQAFSHIGLLNSALYLASARDDVEEFPPEELAEGASAPLFRRHGSGS
- a CDS encoding transcription elongation factor Spt5, which encodes MSIYAVKTTASQERTVADMIINREEDAVHAALAPDSLTSYVMVEADDNAVLERVLDDIPHARSIVPGESDISEVEHFLSPKPDVEGIAEGDIVELIAGPFKGEKAQVQRIDEGKDQVTVELYEATVPIPVTVRGDQIRVLDSDER
- a CDS encoding YbjQ family protein, which translates into the protein MQIVTTETVPDREVVEALGIARGNTVEARNVGRDITQSLRNLTGGELKAYSELLTKARDEAIDRMAADAESMGADAVVNVRLETSKVTEGGSEVIAYGTAVRLR
- a CDS encoding heavy metal translocating P-type ATPase; translation: MSGPEHRRSHGDRERLARGEQPTDRDCPCCRMCGLTATEAERLERADERADPEREREPEREHEHDEGRHEAHVDHSGHEAMFRKRFFVCLVLSLPVLYYSPMLQDWFGYTAVAFPGSEFVGPALGVAVFAYGGIPFLRMGAVEARNREPGMMLLISLAITVAFVYSAAAVAFDIGEPFFWELVTLIVIFLLGHWIEMRSVRRASGALDELAELLPDTAERVTDDREGETEEVPVDDLEAEDLVLVRPGANVPADGVVEEGESNVTEAMVTGESTPVTKEPGDEVIGGTTNRGGSLRVRVTATGEETTLSGIMRLVEEAQESRSKTQVLADRAAGWLFYAALGVAVVTAVGWTAAVGFGLAVVERVVTVLVIACPHALGLAVPLVVAINTSMAAREGMLVRDRIAMEQARTLDTVVFDKTGTLTEGEHGVVDVATTDGWDEDDVIALAAAAEGDSEHMIAQAIREAAAERELSVPDARGFEALEGRGVRATIEADAPIPGGDAVEDSETVHVGGPNLLRELEVDPGDDLVAFADKAGERGQGVVYLLADGEAAGAIALADVIREESYAAIDALHEMGLEVAMLTGDSEDVARAVSDELGIDTTFAEVLPEDKDGKIVELQDQGKLVAMVGDGVNDAPALTRSDVGIAIGSGTDVAVESAEVVLVENDPRDVAHLVRLSTKSYRKMQENLVWAAGYNVFALPLAAGVLAPVGVLLSPAVGAILMSASTVIVAINAQLLRRADITLE
- a CDS encoding S1C family serine protease, with the protein product MTPDQTSRRRLLRTVGGVLAAGTLGSVASADEDSADEYTEIYQETIDAVVLVTVPDVEEGPGGLGSGFVTADGVVVTNEHVVGDASTVELQFHDESWRTAAVVGTDAHSDLAVLEVEDLPADAGSLRFAAEPPDVGEDVLALGNPLGLDASVSRGIVSGVDRTLPSPTGFDIPAAVQTDAPVNPGNSGGPLVNRDGEIVGVVFAGAGQTIGFAIAAGLADRVVPALLEDGTYDHPYMGVSVAPIGPFAATANDLDEAGGVLIVDVVPDSPAEGVLEPATETTAVEGTTVPVGGDAVVAIDGTEIPNQDALSSYLALEMEPGETIGLEVVRDGDREVVELTLGERPDAETVEPGPGPGPGPGPGPGQEPEP
- a CDS encoding TIGR00341 family protein, encoding MRYVEILIPAGRRADVLEVLDDEGIHYVVSDTVGGQRYTAAVRFPLSGEAVETVLDRLGEVEIGSDANVAVIDAEKIALDDRSPLDVASERGERIERGGERLSRQELQARAAGLTPSFPVYATMTLISALVATAGLLLDSPAVVVGSMVIAPLIGPALAASVGTVVADAELRSTGLSYQLSGLAIAVLGSIALAGLTRMTGLEPGVIDLVGVAELEERVAPNLLSLVIALGAGVAGVLSLTRELSEAIVGVMIAAALIPPAAAAGIAVAWEMYGAAIGATVLMLVNTFSINLAALLTLWAGEYRPPGLFDVPRARKQALTFAAILGTIMVVLLVPLAGATLAELEATQLESDATTEVEGVLADPAYDGLEAESVTVEFDDDYPVRSIEEVVVTITGPDAEPEPGLTERLVAAIEPHAEDQVSIEVRFVVAEHATVADDEHAHDARYRV
- a CDS encoding SHOCT domain-containing protein; translated protein: MSESDDLVRLVVLVIAILLLAPIVMMLFMTPMMGAHGPWVDATNGVGWGWGWLFAWLVPLLVVVAIGYLVYRVIASPDSRDDAAMEELRIAYARGEISEEEFEERRRRLQREE